One region of Miscanthus floridulus cultivar M001 chromosome 19, ASM1932011v1, whole genome shotgun sequence genomic DNA includes:
- the LOC136528190 gene encoding putative disease resistance protein RGA4 isoform X1: MAEVLATMVVGPLVSMVKEKASSHLLDQYKVMEGMEEQHKLLKRKLPAVLDVITDAEEQAAKNREGAKAWLEELRTVAYKANDVLDEFKYEALRRKAKAEGHYKEFGMDVIKLFPSHNRFVFRYRMANKLRMILQEIDVLIAEMNTFRFKFKPQPPMSMKWRETDPNMPDNYVNIASDSRAKEKKEIVDALLGQGDNVGLTVLPVVGMGGMGKTTLAKLVYHDSAIQKHFQVRLWVCVSENFYVDSLVEKIVNEANKNGCQANGNTAMEKFQSALSGKRYLLVLDDVWNREVNKWDKLRSYLHHGAHGSSVLTTTRYEKIARFMGTIEAHKIKHLEQSYIQKIIKKEAFSVQAQKPDDQLLNMVGDVAKRCSGSPLAATALGSVLRTKNTVQEWEAVLNRSTICDDENGILPVLKLSYNCLPPHMRQCFAFCAMFPKDHEIDVEMLIRLWMANSFIPEQKRVCPEDIGKQIFNELAQRSFFQEVQQDKFYRQITCKIHDLMHDVAQDSMGKECAAIDIKLSQSEDFPYSARHLFLSVDIEENVLNASIEKGSPAIQTLICDRSEIADVQKLSKYLRPVRALKTRQGPFLKPKYLHHLRYLDLSGSDIVALPEDITILYHLQTLNLSYCESLEQLPKAMKYMTALRHLYTHGCDMLMSMPPNLGHLTSLQTLTCFVLGTGSGCSNMEALKNLDLGGQLELRKLENATGADAKAAKLWDKKRLEELTFRWSDDNEKEAHKEVLEGLRPHDGLKALRMYRCSSSGIPTWMLELQGMVELKLQHCQNLEKLPALWQLQSLQFLHLSNLQNLHCLFSGGAPSKFQKLKMMALKNMPNFTRMYLKALDKFHRWEAVQGSLGEQVIFPSLERLEVFGCPELTTFPEAPKLRKVELFGCRQQASLQAGSRYITSVSSLKVSATKKEENSAELGLRWGTLYLRGRGCGLFFSGSSALALWKCFGQLATLKIDECDALVYWPEKLFQGLVSLRTLWIRKCNKLTGLTEDEASHEQSALVQRSGTLLPRLEYLAIRFCDSLVQVPNLSTSLKTLLIGECKSLKSIAFGEQQDTTGLETSSSLIAAGSSLSSNEDESTVSTAVVLKPESSSSASSNHCFFPCLESLYIIDCSGLTEVANLPPSIKTLHIPQCGSLVSVSGEVPSLEELQIRDCGCLESLLNGPHQVYSSLRVLRIERCSGIKQLLSSLQQCLGHLEKKNLDPHLLQERVELDSKPESMSDGASTSVVPKQSSSTGSNHCFFPCLESLDIHSCGGLTEVANLPPSIKTLKIWCCRSLVSVSGEVTSLEELQIGDCGCLQSLPNGPAHQAYSSLRVLEIKRCPGIKQLPPSLQQRLDHLEEKDLDTHLLQGPAEPVPTGRIAALMSKLECFRLRSED, from the exons ATGGCGGAGGTACTGGCCACCATGGTGGTCGGGCCGCTGGTGTCCATGGTGAAGGAGAAGGCCTCCAGCCACCTCCTGGACCAGTACAAGGTCATGGAAGGCATGGAGGAGCAGCACAAGCTCCTCAAGCGCAAGCTGCCCGCCGTCCTGGACGTCATCACTGACGCCGAGGAGCAGGCAGCGAAAAACAGAGAGGGGGCGAAAGCTTGGCTTGAGGAGCTCCGGACCGTGGCCTACAAGGCGAACGATGTCCTTGACGAGTTCAAGTACGAGGCACTCCGCCGCAAGGCAAAGGCAGAGGGGCACTACAAGGAGTTCGGTATGGATGTCATAAAGCTCTTCCCTTCTCACAACCGGTTTGTGTTCCGTTATAGGATGGCAAACAAGCTCCGTATGATTTTGCAAGAAATTGATGTCCTCATAGCAGAGATGAATACCTTTAGGTTCAAATTCAAACCACAGCCACCAATGTCCATGAAGTGGAGGGAGACAGATCCTAACATGCCAGACAATTATGTGAACATTGCAAGTGACTCAAGAgcaaaagagaagaaggagattGTTGATGCATTGCTTGGCCAAGGGGACAATGTGGGTCTCACAGTCCTTCCTGTAGTAGGAATGGGTGGGATGGGCAAGACCACATTAGCGAAGCTTGTTTACCATGACTCCGCCATTCAGAAGCACTTCCAGGTGCGGCTTTGGGTGTGTGTGTCTGAAAACTTTTATGTGGATTCCCTGGTTGAAAAAATAGTGAATGAAGCTAACAAGAATGGATGCCAAGCGAATGGAAATACAGCAATGGAAAAGTTTCAAAGTGCATTGAGTGGGAAGAGGTACCTCCTTGTATTGGATGATGTTTGGAACCGTGAGGTCAACAAGTGGGATAAGTTGAGGTCCTACCTTCATCATGGTGCCCATGGTAGCTCAGTTTTGACAACAACTCGTTATGAAAAAATTGCTCGGTTCATGGGGACAATCGAAGCCCATAAGATCAAGCACTTGGAACAAAGCTATATACAAAAAATTATCAAGAAAGAAGCATTTAGTGTGCAAGCACAAAAGCCTGATGATCAGCTACTCAATATGGTTGGTGATGTTGCGAAGAGATGTTCCGGTTCTCCTTTAGCTGCTACAGCATTGGGCTCTGTGCTTCGTACTAAGAATACCGTGCAAGAATGGGAGGCGGTATTAAACCGAAGCACAATTTGTGATGACGAAAATGGAATCTTACCAGTACTCAAGCTCAGTTACAATTGCTTGCCACCACATATGCGACAGTGCTTTGCCTTTTGTGCTATGTTTCCTAAGGATCATGAGATTGATGTGGAAATGCTGATCCGACTATGGATGGCTAATAGTTTTATCCCGGAGCAAAAAAGAGTGTGTCCTGAAGACATTGGTAAACAAATTTTCAATGAGCTAGCTCAAAGGTCATTTTTTCAGGAGGTGCAGCAAGACAAATTTTACAGACAAATTACTTGTAAAATCCATGACCTTATGCATGATGTTGCACAGGATTCAATGGGAAAAGAATGTGCTGCAATAGATATAAAACTGAGCCAAAGTGAGGATTTTCCATACTCCGCTCGCCATTTATTTCTATCAGTTGACATTGAAGAAAATGTTTTGAATGCTTCCATAGAGAAAGGGTCTCCAGCTATCCAGACACTAATATGTGATAGATCCGAAATAGCAGATGTGCAGAAATTATCAAAATATTTGAGGCCTGTCCGAGCCTTAAAGACACGGCAAGGTCCATTTCTAAAGCCGAAATATCTTCATCACCTAAGGTATCTTGATCTCTCAGGAAGTGATATTGTAGCACTTCCTGAAGACATTACCATCCTGTATCATCTGCAAACATTGAACCTATCCTATTGTGAAAGTCTTGAACAACTTCCAAAGGCAATGAAGTATATGACTGCCCTCCGTCACCTCTACACTCACGGATGTGATATGTTAATGAGCATGCCTCCAAACCTCGGACACCTCACTTCCCTGCAGACGCTTACATGCTTTGTATTAGGTACTGGCTCGGGTTGCAGTAACATGGAAGCGCTGAAGAACTTGGACCTTGGTGGCCAGCTGGAGCTAAGGAAGCTTGAAAACGCGACAGGAGCAGATGCAAAAGCAGCAAAACTTTGGGACAAGAAAAGGCTGGAAGAACTAACATTCAGATGGTCTGACGATAATGAAAAGGAGGCACATAAGGAGGTGCTGGAAGGCCTCCGGCCTCACGATGGGCTAAAGGCTCTGAGGATGTATCGCTGCAGTAGCAGTGGTATTCCAACATGGATGCTTGAGCTGCAAGGCATGGTGGAGCTCAAGTTACAACATTGCCAAAATCTCGAGAAGCTTCCTGCACTCTGGCAGTTACAGTCCCTCCAGTTTCTTCACCTGAGCAACCTACAAAATTTACATTGCTTGTTCAGCGGTGGTGCCCCGTCCAAGTTTCAGAAACTGAAGATGATGGCCTTGAAGAATATGCCAAATTTTACGAGAATGTATTTAAAAGCTCTGGATAAGTTTCACAGATGGGAGGCGGTCCAAGGATCTTTAGGAGAACAAGTAATATTTCCTTCGCTTGAGCGACTAGAAGTTTTTGGTTGCCCAGAGTTGACTACTTTTCCTGAAGCACCGAAGCTAAGAAAAGTTGAACTATTCGGCTGTAGACAGCAAGCATCCCTACAGGCTGGTAGCAGATATATTACTTCAGTGTCCAGTCTGAAGGTATCGGcaacaaagaaagaagaaaattcTGCCGAACTGGGCTTAAGATGGGGAACTCTGTACTTAAGAGGCAGAGGGTGTGGCCTTTTCTTCTCTGGCTCGAGTGCACTGGCGCTATGGAAATGTTTTGGACAGCTAGCAACATTGAAAATTGATGAGTGCGATGCTCTAGTCTACTGGCCAGAGAAATTGTTCCAGGGCCTAGTATCCTTGAGGACGTTATGGATTCGCAAGTGTAACAAACTGACAGGACTCACGGAAGATGAAGCTTCTCATGAGCAATCTGCTCTCGTACAACGGAGTGGAACCCTCCTGCCACGTCTGGAGTACCTAGCGATACGTTTCTGCGACTCTTTGGTACAGGTCCCAAACCTATCGACATCTCTCAAGACGTTACTTATTGGGGAGTGCAAGAGTCTCAAATCCATTGCATTCGGTGAGCAGCAGGACACAACGGGGCTGGAAACGTCATCATCATTGATTGCTGCAGGGTCGTCCTTGTCCAGCAATGAGGATGAATCCACGGTGTCTACAGCTGTAGTACTAAAGCCggagtcatcatcatcagccaGCAGTAATCATTGCTTCTTTCCATGCCTTGAATCTCTATACATAATTGACTGCAGTGGCTTGACAGAGGTTGCCAACCTTCCTCCGTCCATCAAGACCTTGCATATTCCCCAATGCGGCAGTCTTGTTTCCGTGTCAGGAGAGGTCCCGTCACTGGAAGAACTCCAGATTCGTGACTGTGGATGCCTGGAATCCTTACTGAATGGACCTCATCAAGTATACTCATCTCTCAGAGTTCTTAGGATTGAACGTTGTAGTGGTATAAAGCAGCTTCTATCGAGCCTACAGCAATGTTTGGGTCACCTCGAGAAGAAAAATCTAGACCCCCATCTTCTTCAAG AGCGAGTGGAGCTTGATTCCAAACCAGAGTCCATGTCCGATGGAGCATCTACATCTGTAGTACCGAAGCAGTCATCATCAACCGGCAGTAACCATTGCTTCTTTCCATGCCTAGAATCTCTAGACATACACAGCTGCGGTGGCTTGACAGAGGTTGCCAACCTTCCTCCGTCCATCAAGACCTTGAAGATTTGGTGTTGCCGCAGTCTTGTTTCCGTGTCAGGAGAGGTCACGTCGCTGGAAGAACTCCAGATTGGTGACTGTGGATGCCTGCAATCCTTACCGAATGGACCTGCTCATCAAGCATACTCATCTCTCAGAGTTCTTGAGATTAAACGCTGTCCTGGTATAAAGCAGCTTCCACCGAGCCTACAGCAACGTCTGGATCACCTCGAGGAGAAAGATCTAGATACCCATCTTCTTCAAG GGCCTGCAGAGCCGGTGCCTACAGGGAGAATTGCAGCATTAATGAGTAAGCTGGAGTGCTTCAGATTGAGAAGTGAGGACTAG
- the LOC136528190 gene encoding putative disease resistance protein RGA4 isoform X2 produces MAEVLATMVVGPLVSMVKEKASSHLLDQYKVMEGMEEQHKLLKRKLPAVLDVITDAEEQAAKNREGAKAWLEELRTVAYKANDVLDEFKYEALRRKAKAEGHYKEFGMDVIKLFPSHNRFVFRYRMANKLRMILQEIDVLIAEMNTFRFKFKPQPPMSMKWRETDPNMPDNYVNIASDSRAKEKKEIVDALLGQGDNVGLTVLPVVGMGGMGKTTLAKLVYHDSAIQKHFQVRLWVCVSENFYVDSLVEKIVNEANKNGCQANGNTAMEKFQSALSGKRYLLVLDDVWNREVNKWDKLRSYLHHGAHGSSVLTTTRYEKIARFMGTIEAHKIKHLEQSYIQKIIKKEAFSVQAQKPDDQLLNMVGDVAKRCSGSPLAATALGSVLRTKNTVQEWEAVLNRSTICDDENGILPVLKLSYNCLPPHMRQCFAFCAMFPKDHEIDVEMLIRLWMANSFIPEQKRVCPEDIGKQIFNELAQRSFFQEVQQDKFYRQITCKIHDLMHDVAQDSMGKECAAIDIKLSQSEDFPYSARHLFLSVDIEENVLNASIEKGSPAIQTLICDRSEIADVQKLSKYLRPVRALKTRQGPFLKPKYLHHLRYLDLSGSDIVALPEDITILYHLQTLNLSYCESLEQLPKAMKYMTALRHLYTHGCDMLMSMPPNLGHLTSLQTLTCFVLGTGSGCSNMEALKNLDLGGQLELRKLENATGADAKAAKLWDKKRLEELTFRWSDDNEKEAHKEVLEGLRPHDGLKALRMYRCSSSGIPTWMLELQGMVELKLQHCQNLEKLPALWQLQSLQFLHLSNLQNLHCLFSGGAPSKFQKLKMMALKNMPNFTRMYLKALDKFHRWEAVQGSLGEQVIFPSLERLEVFGCPELTTFPEAPKLRKVELFGCRQQASLQAGSRYITSVSSLKVSATKKEENSAELGLRWGTLYLRGRGCGLFFSGSSALALWKCFGQLATLKIDECDALVYWPEKLFQGLVSLRTLWIRKCNKLTGLTEDEASHEQSALVQRSGTLLPRLEYLAIRFCDSLVQVPNLSTSLKTLLIGECKSLKSIAFGEQQDTTGLETSSSLIAAGSSLSSNEDESTVSTAVVLKPESSSSASSNHCFFPCLESLYIIDCSGLTEVANLPPSIKTLHIPQCGSLVSVSGEVPSLEELQIRDCGCLESLLNGPHQVYSSLRVLRIERCSGIKQLLSSLQQCLGHLEKKNLDPHLLQERVELDSKPESMSDGASTSVVPKQSSSTGSNHCFFPCLESLDIHSCGGLTEVANLPPSIKTLKIWCCRSLVSVSGEVTSLEELQIGDCGCLQSLPNGPAHQAYSSLRVLEIKRCPGIKQLPPSLQQRLDHLEEKDLDTHLLQEPVPTGRIAALMSKLECFRLRSED; encoded by the exons ATGGCGGAGGTACTGGCCACCATGGTGGTCGGGCCGCTGGTGTCCATGGTGAAGGAGAAGGCCTCCAGCCACCTCCTGGACCAGTACAAGGTCATGGAAGGCATGGAGGAGCAGCACAAGCTCCTCAAGCGCAAGCTGCCCGCCGTCCTGGACGTCATCACTGACGCCGAGGAGCAGGCAGCGAAAAACAGAGAGGGGGCGAAAGCTTGGCTTGAGGAGCTCCGGACCGTGGCCTACAAGGCGAACGATGTCCTTGACGAGTTCAAGTACGAGGCACTCCGCCGCAAGGCAAAGGCAGAGGGGCACTACAAGGAGTTCGGTATGGATGTCATAAAGCTCTTCCCTTCTCACAACCGGTTTGTGTTCCGTTATAGGATGGCAAACAAGCTCCGTATGATTTTGCAAGAAATTGATGTCCTCATAGCAGAGATGAATACCTTTAGGTTCAAATTCAAACCACAGCCACCAATGTCCATGAAGTGGAGGGAGACAGATCCTAACATGCCAGACAATTATGTGAACATTGCAAGTGACTCAAGAgcaaaagagaagaaggagattGTTGATGCATTGCTTGGCCAAGGGGACAATGTGGGTCTCACAGTCCTTCCTGTAGTAGGAATGGGTGGGATGGGCAAGACCACATTAGCGAAGCTTGTTTACCATGACTCCGCCATTCAGAAGCACTTCCAGGTGCGGCTTTGGGTGTGTGTGTCTGAAAACTTTTATGTGGATTCCCTGGTTGAAAAAATAGTGAATGAAGCTAACAAGAATGGATGCCAAGCGAATGGAAATACAGCAATGGAAAAGTTTCAAAGTGCATTGAGTGGGAAGAGGTACCTCCTTGTATTGGATGATGTTTGGAACCGTGAGGTCAACAAGTGGGATAAGTTGAGGTCCTACCTTCATCATGGTGCCCATGGTAGCTCAGTTTTGACAACAACTCGTTATGAAAAAATTGCTCGGTTCATGGGGACAATCGAAGCCCATAAGATCAAGCACTTGGAACAAAGCTATATACAAAAAATTATCAAGAAAGAAGCATTTAGTGTGCAAGCACAAAAGCCTGATGATCAGCTACTCAATATGGTTGGTGATGTTGCGAAGAGATGTTCCGGTTCTCCTTTAGCTGCTACAGCATTGGGCTCTGTGCTTCGTACTAAGAATACCGTGCAAGAATGGGAGGCGGTATTAAACCGAAGCACAATTTGTGATGACGAAAATGGAATCTTACCAGTACTCAAGCTCAGTTACAATTGCTTGCCACCACATATGCGACAGTGCTTTGCCTTTTGTGCTATGTTTCCTAAGGATCATGAGATTGATGTGGAAATGCTGATCCGACTATGGATGGCTAATAGTTTTATCCCGGAGCAAAAAAGAGTGTGTCCTGAAGACATTGGTAAACAAATTTTCAATGAGCTAGCTCAAAGGTCATTTTTTCAGGAGGTGCAGCAAGACAAATTTTACAGACAAATTACTTGTAAAATCCATGACCTTATGCATGATGTTGCACAGGATTCAATGGGAAAAGAATGTGCTGCAATAGATATAAAACTGAGCCAAAGTGAGGATTTTCCATACTCCGCTCGCCATTTATTTCTATCAGTTGACATTGAAGAAAATGTTTTGAATGCTTCCATAGAGAAAGGGTCTCCAGCTATCCAGACACTAATATGTGATAGATCCGAAATAGCAGATGTGCAGAAATTATCAAAATATTTGAGGCCTGTCCGAGCCTTAAAGACACGGCAAGGTCCATTTCTAAAGCCGAAATATCTTCATCACCTAAGGTATCTTGATCTCTCAGGAAGTGATATTGTAGCACTTCCTGAAGACATTACCATCCTGTATCATCTGCAAACATTGAACCTATCCTATTGTGAAAGTCTTGAACAACTTCCAAAGGCAATGAAGTATATGACTGCCCTCCGTCACCTCTACACTCACGGATGTGATATGTTAATGAGCATGCCTCCAAACCTCGGACACCTCACTTCCCTGCAGACGCTTACATGCTTTGTATTAGGTACTGGCTCGGGTTGCAGTAACATGGAAGCGCTGAAGAACTTGGACCTTGGTGGCCAGCTGGAGCTAAGGAAGCTTGAAAACGCGACAGGAGCAGATGCAAAAGCAGCAAAACTTTGGGACAAGAAAAGGCTGGAAGAACTAACATTCAGATGGTCTGACGATAATGAAAAGGAGGCACATAAGGAGGTGCTGGAAGGCCTCCGGCCTCACGATGGGCTAAAGGCTCTGAGGATGTATCGCTGCAGTAGCAGTGGTATTCCAACATGGATGCTTGAGCTGCAAGGCATGGTGGAGCTCAAGTTACAACATTGCCAAAATCTCGAGAAGCTTCCTGCACTCTGGCAGTTACAGTCCCTCCAGTTTCTTCACCTGAGCAACCTACAAAATTTACATTGCTTGTTCAGCGGTGGTGCCCCGTCCAAGTTTCAGAAACTGAAGATGATGGCCTTGAAGAATATGCCAAATTTTACGAGAATGTATTTAAAAGCTCTGGATAAGTTTCACAGATGGGAGGCGGTCCAAGGATCTTTAGGAGAACAAGTAATATTTCCTTCGCTTGAGCGACTAGAAGTTTTTGGTTGCCCAGAGTTGACTACTTTTCCTGAAGCACCGAAGCTAAGAAAAGTTGAACTATTCGGCTGTAGACAGCAAGCATCCCTACAGGCTGGTAGCAGATATATTACTTCAGTGTCCAGTCTGAAGGTATCGGcaacaaagaaagaagaaaattcTGCCGAACTGGGCTTAAGATGGGGAACTCTGTACTTAAGAGGCAGAGGGTGTGGCCTTTTCTTCTCTGGCTCGAGTGCACTGGCGCTATGGAAATGTTTTGGACAGCTAGCAACATTGAAAATTGATGAGTGCGATGCTCTAGTCTACTGGCCAGAGAAATTGTTCCAGGGCCTAGTATCCTTGAGGACGTTATGGATTCGCAAGTGTAACAAACTGACAGGACTCACGGAAGATGAAGCTTCTCATGAGCAATCTGCTCTCGTACAACGGAGTGGAACCCTCCTGCCACGTCTGGAGTACCTAGCGATACGTTTCTGCGACTCTTTGGTACAGGTCCCAAACCTATCGACATCTCTCAAGACGTTACTTATTGGGGAGTGCAAGAGTCTCAAATCCATTGCATTCGGTGAGCAGCAGGACACAACGGGGCTGGAAACGTCATCATCATTGATTGCTGCAGGGTCGTCCTTGTCCAGCAATGAGGATGAATCCACGGTGTCTACAGCTGTAGTACTAAAGCCggagtcatcatcatcagccaGCAGTAATCATTGCTTCTTTCCATGCCTTGAATCTCTATACATAATTGACTGCAGTGGCTTGACAGAGGTTGCCAACCTTCCTCCGTCCATCAAGACCTTGCATATTCCCCAATGCGGCAGTCTTGTTTCCGTGTCAGGAGAGGTCCCGTCACTGGAAGAACTCCAGATTCGTGACTGTGGATGCCTGGAATCCTTACTGAATGGACCTCATCAAGTATACTCATCTCTCAGAGTTCTTAGGATTGAACGTTGTAGTGGTATAAAGCAGCTTCTATCGAGCCTACAGCAATGTTTGGGTCACCTCGAGAAGAAAAATCTAGACCCCCATCTTCTTCAAG AGCGAGTGGAGCTTGATTCCAAACCAGAGTCCATGTCCGATGGAGCATCTACATCTGTAGTACCGAAGCAGTCATCATCAACCGGCAGTAACCATTGCTTCTTTCCATGCCTAGAATCTCTAGACATACACAGCTGCGGTGGCTTGACAGAGGTTGCCAACCTTCCTCCGTCCATCAAGACCTTGAAGATTTGGTGTTGCCGCAGTCTTGTTTCCGTGTCAGGAGAGGTCACGTCGCTGGAAGAACTCCAGATTGGTGACTGTGGATGCCTGCAATCCTTACCGAATGGACCTGCTCATCAAGCATACTCATCTCTCAGAGTTCTTGAGATTAAACGCTGTCCTGGTATAAAGCAGCTTCCACCGAGCCTACAGCAACGTCTGGATCACCTCGAGGAGAAAGATCTAGATACCCATCTTCTTCAAG AGCCGGTGCCTACAGGGAGAATTGCAGCATTAATGAGTAAGCTGGAGTGCTTCAGATTGAGAAGTGAGGACTAG